A window of Parasynechococcus marenigrum WH 8102 contains these coding sequences:
- a CDS encoding SDR family oxidoreductase — protein MSGRFGVVGCGYVGSAVALHLRAQGYELMGTTTGPARLAELCDLVDHPRILRAGDSAADFSVIDDLDGVLIAMAPTTASYEEDQYRAVYAEAVPALVKALRERPRQRPLHVSYLSSAGVYGDQSGAVTTELSSPDLSNTTNELLVQAENAVLALNTPSIQTCVLRLGGIYGPGKDIPSFIRSASGQQVAKNGNHINAWVHLDDIVRGVEFALQRRLQGIYNLVDDLQLSRRELSNALCDDEGLPPVIWDNHDRPGARGVQRSCLQCTAAPDGFHAENPVDAGTGRRLLMRPLSCRKCGNPFARDWRHNPSPSNPFSECSAILALEQLEPRRAADRCVAGDP, from the coding sequence ATGTCAGGTCGGTTCGGAGTGGTGGGCTGTGGTTACGTCGGTTCAGCTGTTGCCCTCCACTTGCGCGCACAGGGCTACGAGCTGATGGGTACTACAACGGGCCCGGCTCGTCTGGCTGAGCTGTGCGATCTAGTCGACCATCCCCGCATTCTCCGTGCTGGTGATTCCGCTGCTGACTTCAGTGTTATCGACGACCTTGATGGTGTGTTGATTGCCATGGCTCCGACCACGGCCAGCTACGAGGAAGATCAGTACCGAGCGGTTTACGCCGAAGCGGTGCCTGCCCTTGTCAAGGCTCTGCGAGAGCGCCCTCGTCAACGTCCGCTCCACGTCAGTTACTTGAGCAGTGCTGGGGTCTATGGCGATCAGTCCGGTGCCGTCACCACGGAGTTGTCATCCCCGGATCTCAGCAACACCACCAACGAGCTGCTGGTGCAGGCAGAGAATGCCGTCCTTGCGCTCAACACTCCCTCGATTCAGACCTGTGTGCTGAGGTTGGGGGGGATCTACGGGCCAGGAAAAGACATCCCATCGTTCATTCGCAGTGCCTCGGGGCAGCAGGTGGCCAAGAACGGCAACCACATCAATGCCTGGGTGCACCTGGACGACATCGTTCGCGGGGTTGAGTTTGCACTTCAGCGCAGACTTCAGGGCATCTACAACCTCGTGGATGACCTTCAACTCAGTCGTCGCGAGCTCTCCAATGCCCTCTGCGATGACGAAGGGCTCCCCCCTGTGATCTGGGACAACCACGATCGTCCGGGGGCCAGGGGCGTTCAACGCTCGTGTCTCCAATGCACGGCTGCTCCAGATGGGTTTCACGCTGAGAACCCGGTCGATGCTGGAACCGGTCGCCGCTTGTTGATGCGACCGCTCAGCTGTCGTAAGTGCGGCAACCCTTTCGCCAGGGATTGGCGGCACAATCCATCGCCCAGTAATCCGTTTTCGGAGTGTTCTGCGATTCTTGCGTTGGAACAGCTGGAACCACGGCGCGCCGCCGACCGATGCGTGGCAGGTGATCCGTGA
- a CDS encoding GNAT family N-acetyltransferase, with amino-acid sequence MTASLEIRPFQETDLDFVRQLARQEDFAPGIGDIAIYANTANQGVWLAWQGDMPVGCIAAVKYNLDYGFMGLFVVHPDHRGGGVGRQLWDHALALLADVTCIGLEAAPSMVEFYQRQGFRKDSITTRRQHLRLEESSQHPTRRLLHRNDITIVPLKAISLDAVQAYDERHEISPRPHFLQQWLNHQAGDVFVAMDGSHQCHGYVRIRPCLLPIGQGWRIGPLLAEEPGIASLLLSNAMDRHKGIILIDTPGHNRSARTVAGAKGFRRMGATHRMYKGDLDNGHDQNIYGLACLELG; translated from the coding sequence ATGACGGCATCACTGGAGATCAGACCCTTTCAGGAGACGGACCTGGACTTCGTCAGGCAACTGGCACGTCAGGAGGATTTTGCTCCTGGCATTGGGGACATCGCGATTTATGCCAACACGGCGAATCAAGGGGTATGGCTGGCCTGGCAGGGCGATATGCCCGTGGGATGCATCGCTGCCGTGAAATACAACCTTGATTACGGCTTCATGGGTCTGTTTGTGGTGCACCCCGACCATCGCGGCGGTGGAGTGGGCAGGCAGCTCTGGGATCACGCTCTGGCATTACTCGCAGATGTGACGTGCATCGGCCTGGAAGCCGCACCATCAATGGTGGAGTTCTACCAACGTCAGGGCTTCCGAAAGGATTCGATCACCACGCGCAGGCAACATCTGCGCCTTGAAGAGTCATCGCAACACCCCACACGGCGATTGCTGCATCGCAACGACATCACGATTGTTCCGCTCAAGGCCATCTCACTGGATGCGGTGCAGGCCTATGACGAACGTCATGAAATCAGCCCGCGGCCCCACTTCCTCCAACAGTGGCTGAATCACCAGGCTGGTGATGTCTTCGTCGCCATGGACGGCAGCCATCAGTGCCATGGCTATGTCCGCATCCGTCCATGCCTGCTGCCCATTGGCCAAGGCTGGAGAATCGGTCCATTGCTGGCAGAAGAGCCCGGGATCGCATCCTTGCTGCTGAGCAACGCCATGGATCGGCACAAAGGAATCATTCTCATCGACACCCCAGGCCATAACCGATCAGCCCGAACCGTTGCAGGGGCTAAAGGATTTCGGCGAATGGGGGCAACCCATCGGATGTACAAAGGCGACCTTGACAATGGCCACGACCAGAACATCTACGGCCTGGCTTGCCTGGAATTGGGCTGA
- a CDS encoding DCC1-like thiol-disulfide oxidoreductase family protein, with translation MTLTLVYDGGCPFCRSFALRSELVSGIKELEIRDGRADNELRYRLQQQGYRLADGAMLLEGDTIWHGSTAIAELCRRMQPSDPMLKMMRQLFRDEGRAAGLYPSLLLARRLALTIQGKPVDPDAHQT, from the coding sequence ATGACTCTCACACTCGTCTACGACGGCGGCTGCCCCTTCTGCCGTTCCTTTGCCCTGCGCAGTGAGCTGGTGAGCGGGATCAAGGAGCTGGAGATCCGTGATGGTCGAGCCGACAACGAGCTGCGCTACCGCCTTCAGCAACAGGGTTACCGCCTTGCTGACGGGGCGATGCTGTTGGAAGGCGACACGATTTGGCACGGAAGCACAGCCATTGCAGAACTGTGCCGCCGCATGCAACCGAGTGATCCAATGCTGAAGATGATGCGCCAACTGTTTCGCGATGAAGGGCGTGCCGCGGGGCTTTACCCCTCCCTGTTGCTGGCGCGACGACTCGCCCTGACCATTCAAGGAAAGCCTGTGGACCCGGACGCTCATCAGACCTGA
- a CDS encoding RNA recognition motif domain-containing protein: protein MTIFIGNLSWDAEREDLVHLFSQYGEVSKCSLPLDRETGRKRGFAFVDLANAADEKSAIDDLQDVEWMGRGITVRQAEPRR, encoded by the coding sequence TTGACGATTTTCATTGGCAATCTCTCCTGGGACGCTGAGAGAGAAGACCTCGTTCATCTGTTCAGCCAGTACGGCGAGGTCAGCAAGTGTTCGCTGCCTTTGGATCGGGAGACCGGCCGAAAGCGTGGCTTTGCCTTTGTCGACCTCGCCAATGCTGCGGATGAAAAGTCCGCCATCGACGACCTGCAGGACGTCGAGTGGATGGGACGCGGGATCACAGTTCGTCAGGCTGAACCCCGCCGCTGA
- a CDS encoding fatty acid desaturase: MANEFSPQALKGLALAGLIGSAWLLSLGLSYTLPLDQTPGLLIGSLILLRAFLHTGLFIVAHDSMHASLVPGHPGLNRWIGKVYLLVYAGLSYERCSRNHRRHHLAPETFQDPDYQRCTNNNILDWYVHFMGNYLGMRQLLNLSCLWLALIILNGSDLPAQIMHLLLFSVLPLIISSCQLFLVGTWLPHRRGATTRPGVTTRSLALHPALSFAACYNFGYHREHHESPSTPWFQLPQLRNESFT; encoded by the coding sequence GTGGCAAATGAGTTCAGCCCTCAGGCCCTCAAAGGGTTGGCTCTGGCTGGTCTGATTGGATCAGCCTGGCTGCTCTCCCTGGGCCTGAGCTACACCCTGCCACTTGATCAGACGCCTGGGCTGTTGATTGGCAGCTTGATTCTGCTCAGAGCATTTCTGCACACCGGGCTGTTCATCGTTGCCCACGATTCCATGCACGCCAGTCTGGTTCCGGGTCATCCCGGATTGAACCGCTGGATCGGCAAAGTGTATTTGTTGGTGTATGCAGGCTTGTCTTATGAGCGTTGTTCCCGCAACCACAGACGTCATCACCTGGCACCGGAGACGTTCCAGGATCCTGACTACCAACGTTGCACCAATAACAACATCCTAGATTGGTATGTTCACTTCATGGGCAACTATCTGGGCATGCGGCAACTGTTAAATCTAAGCTGTCTTTGGCTGGCGCTAATCATTCTCAACGGTTCTGATCTCCCTGCTCAGATCATGCATCTGCTGTTGTTCAGCGTTCTGCCGTTGATCATCAGTTCCTGTCAATTGTTTCTAGTGGGAACCTGGTTACCCCACCGACGTGGGGCCACGACACGACCGGGCGTGACAACGCGCAGCCTGGCTTTGCATCCAGCCCTCTCTTTCGCAGCTTGTTACAACTTTGGCTATCATCGTGAACATCATGAATCGCCTTCCACACCCTGGTTTCAGCTGCCACAACTTCGAAATGAATCATTCACTTGA
- a CDS encoding DUF2811 domain-containing protein: protein MPPHVSVENQLPQDLYEAMGRFIESHPQWDQYRLVQVAIAGFLFQQCSQERVVAQHYLKGLFHPRPDPCQMAIDR from the coding sequence ATGCCGCCACACGTCAGTGTGGAAAACCAGTTGCCGCAGGATCTTTATGAGGCCATGGGTCGATTTATCGAGAGCCATCCGCAATGGGACCAGTACCGCCTGGTCCAGGTGGCCATCGCTGGCTTCCTGTTTCAGCAGTGCAGCCAGGAGCGGGTGGTGGCGCAGCACTATCTAAAAGGACTGTTCCACCCCAGGCCAGATCCATGCCAGATGGCGATCGATCGCTGA
- a CDS encoding recombinase family protein: MVAQKSKTKASTKADVAGHKVAISYSRVSTGKQSGEDRSGEERQQRAIESWLSEHPDYSLDREIRVTVSGAKAGRFEWFISELEKGVLPRGTCLVVEKVSRFSREPIEAVLKTLLRLWDAGGAIAFCELGGKVLSCFEQDSGDAYVVLGAIQRARGEWLERQDRSLAARRKERDLHKQGTHKPKARTKRGRADYPFWLDVKDGEYVLNDWATHVKTIFSLAPKLGITRIANHLDSQGIKAVSDGRRRWTPNSVSGVLRNEAALGYKVFWKDNKPSDEKVVCYPPVVTQEEWDAAQMGLSSRSQSRPSNNSPTQQNLFAGSIYCRHCGSPMVVKNAGNGQKFLRCRNDFSICTQRGHKYLEAFLLNHLAQYRWEEFFNAGVQEAALTSARSSLLEAEKTLRSIQEDVAKVNSNITKLTTSDSPELLRVLPQFSRQLDKLLADQNVAQAAVDDVRAEVNKLTHQQTGREAERALKRQIDGFISGEDNSLEQRVSFNTWLREQKLVLCLEDGHAIAELDDEVFPADEMKAFVNIGEPVFDQGRLVMVNCLLETMKNHSSFDKMSDALKAKVHSIYQFQDNTIDPERLQKGWEEKIDKGWPIVDLIGIRTPEEHDYWQKVVAAGGDDPSSTFEGHIGLLNQPETYGTDLVGPWTSREQRKRGRPARRRRMN; this comes from the coding sequence ATGGTTGCTCAAAAGAGCAAAACCAAAGCCAGCACCAAGGCTGATGTGGCTGGTCACAAAGTGGCCATCTCATATTCGCGTGTCAGTACCGGCAAGCAATCCGGTGAAGATCGCAGTGGTGAGGAGCGCCAGCAACGTGCCATTGAGTCATGGCTGTCTGAGCATCCGGACTACTCGCTGGATCGAGAAATCAGAGTCACGGTTAGCGGCGCCAAAGCCGGCCGGTTCGAATGGTTCATCTCAGAGCTTGAGAAAGGCGTTCTGCCGCGTGGAACGTGTCTGGTGGTGGAGAAGGTATCTAGGTTCAGTCGAGAGCCCATAGAAGCCGTTCTGAAGACTCTTCTGCGTCTATGGGATGCAGGTGGTGCTATCGCGTTCTGTGAACTAGGCGGCAAGGTGCTGTCTTGTTTTGAGCAAGACAGCGGTGACGCCTACGTAGTTCTTGGTGCGATCCAACGTGCTAGAGGCGAATGGTTGGAACGCCAGGACCGTTCGCTTGCTGCTCGACGCAAGGAACGTGACTTACATAAGCAGGGCACTCACAAGCCAAAAGCTCGAACTAAGAGGGGTCGAGCTGACTATCCGTTTTGGCTAGATGTGAAAGATGGCGAGTACGTCCTGAACGACTGGGCTACTCATGTCAAAACCATTTTTAGTCTTGCGCCAAAGCTGGGCATCACACGTATTGCAAACCATCTCGACAGCCAAGGAATCAAGGCCGTTAGCGATGGCCGCAGGAGGTGGACACCAAATTCTGTTTCGGGTGTTCTGCGTAATGAAGCAGCACTCGGCTACAAGGTCTTCTGGAAAGACAACAAACCATCTGATGAGAAGGTTGTTTGCTATCCACCAGTCGTCACACAAGAGGAATGGGATGCAGCTCAGATGGGGCTGTCATCACGTAGTCAGTCCCGTCCCAGCAACAACAGTCCAACGCAGCAGAACCTTTTCGCTGGGTCGATTTATTGTCGTCATTGCGGCTCACCAATGGTGGTGAAGAACGCCGGTAATGGTCAAAAATTTCTACGTTGCCGAAATGACTTCAGCATCTGCACCCAGCGTGGCCACAAGTACCTAGAAGCTTTCTTACTGAATCACCTTGCTCAATATCGCTGGGAAGAATTTTTCAATGCAGGGGTCCAAGAAGCTGCTTTGACATCCGCAAGGTCATCACTGCTCGAAGCAGAAAAAACGCTCAGGTCTATCCAGGAGGACGTAGCCAAAGTCAATAGCAACATTACGAAGCTCACTACCAGCGATAGTCCAGAGCTATTGCGTGTACTGCCTCAGTTCAGTCGTCAGTTGGACAAACTGCTTGCTGATCAGAACGTGGCTCAAGCTGCAGTCGATGACGTAAGAGCTGAAGTTAATAAGTTGACGCACCAGCAAACAGGACGTGAAGCGGAAAGAGCTCTAAAGCGTCAGATCGATGGGTTTATCAGCGGTGAGGACAACAGCCTTGAACAAAGGGTTTCGTTCAACACTTGGCTAAGAGAACAAAAGCTTGTGCTCTGTCTTGAGGATGGGCATGCGATTGCTGAATTGGATGATGAGGTATTTCCAGCCGATGAAATGAAGGCTTTTGTCAACATCGGTGAACCAGTCTTCGATCAAGGAAGGCTGGTTATGGTCAACTGCTTGCTGGAGACGATGAAAAATCATTCATCGTTTGACAAGATGTCAGATGCTCTTAAAGCAAAGGTCCATAGCATCTACCAGTTTCAAGACAATACTATTGATCCAGAAAGACTTCAAAAGGGGTGGGAAGAGAAAATTGATAAGGGTTGGCCCATAGTTGATTTGATTGGAATCAGGACGCCAGAAGAGCATGACTATTGGCAAAAAGTAGTAGCGGCAGGCGGCGATGACCCTTCGTCAACATTTGAGGGGCATATCGGTCTGCTCAACCAACCAGAGACATATGGCACTGACTTGGTTGGTCCCTGGACATCACGTGAACAACGCAAGCGCGGTCGCCCCGCTCGTCGTAGGAGAATGAACTGA
- a CDS encoding orange carotenoid-binding protein — translation MFTLDKARQIFPDTLSAAAVPAITARFKLLSAEDQLALIWFAYLEMGRTITVAAPGAARMALAQPTLDEIQAMSFDEQTKVMCDLAGKINSPISARYAYWSVNVKLCFWYELGEFMRQGKVAPIPQGYRLSANANSVLEAVKKVEQGQQITLLRNFVVDMGYDPDVDDSQVVTEPIVAPTPVDQREEILIPGVLNQTILSYMQLLNANDFDQLIDLFLNDGALQPPFQRPIVGRDAILKFFKRDCQNLKLMPQGGYGEPTEGGFNQIKVTGKVQTPWFGREVGMNVAWRFLLDENDKIYFVAIDLLASPAELLKLGGK, via the coding sequence ATGTTCACGCTCGACAAAGCTCGTCAGATCTTCCCAGACACGCTGAGCGCTGCAGCCGTCCCGGCCATCACAGCCCGCTTCAAGCTGCTGAGCGCAGAGGACCAGTTGGCACTGATCTGGTTTGCTTATCTGGAAATGGGCCGGACCATCACCGTGGCGGCACCGGGTGCGGCCCGCATGGCGCTGGCACAGCCGACGCTGGATGAAATCCAGGCGATGAGCTTTGACGAGCAGACCAAGGTGATGTGCGACCTGGCTGGCAAGATCAACAGCCCGATTTCGGCGCGCTACGCCTACTGGTCGGTGAATGTGAAGCTGTGCTTCTGGTACGAGCTGGGCGAATTCATGCGCCAGGGCAAGGTGGCTCCGATTCCTCAGGGGTACAGGTTGTCCGCCAACGCCAACTCAGTTCTGGAGGCCGTCAAAAAAGTTGAGCAGGGCCAACAGATCACTTTGCTGCGCAACTTCGTGGTGGACATGGGCTACGACCCCGATGTGGACGACAGCCAGGTGGTCACCGAGCCGATCGTGGCCCCGACACCGGTTGATCAGCGCGAAGAGATCCTGATCCCCGGCGTGCTGAATCAGACCATCCTCAGCTACATGCAGCTGCTCAATGCCAACGACTTTGATCAACTGATCGATCTGTTTCTCAACGATGGTGCTCTGCAGCCCCCCTTCCAGCGTCCCATTGTCGGCCGCGACGCCATCCTGAAATTCTTCAAGCGGGATTGTCAGAACCTGAAGTTGATGCCCCAGGGCGGTTATGGCGAGCCGACCGAAGGTGGCTTCAACCAGATCAAGGTCACCGGCAAGGTGCAGACCCCCTGGTTCGGTCGTGAGGTGGGCATGAACGTGGCTTGGCGCTTCCTGCTGGATGAAAACGACAAGATCTATTTCGTGGCCATCGACTTGCTGGCATCACCAGCCGAGTTGCTCAAGCTGGGTGGCAAATGA
- a CDS encoding response regulator transcription factor yields the protein MDLTPYLQQQPKTLNDEPLLSVAMTGKIALAMKGRFFLRCFCESLTERAQIGCAVTDEVSCLDYLKQDTFEFLLCTDLLERGNGFELVRKARELQPDLKVVVLALSDAIPVGYDSAPWLEAVVAEADIIEDRKPLEAAVLAVMGHHSYRSPSLRSDELPYLSCPRLTPREYEVLDRLARGMSDRDIAEDLVVTEETARTYTKRLLRTLEVNNRVQAVLKGMRCGMVQI from the coding sequence ATGGATCTGACGCCATATCTCCAACAGCAACCAAAGACGCTGAACGACGAGCCGTTGTTGTCTGTTGCGATGACCGGAAAGATTGCCTTGGCGATGAAGGGTCGTTTTTTCCTGCGTTGCTTCTGTGAAAGTCTGACTGAACGTGCCCAGATCGGTTGTGCCGTGACCGATGAAGTGTCCTGCTTGGATTACCTAAAACAAGACACATTCGAGTTTCTCCTTTGCACGGATTTACTGGAGCGCGGTAACGGCTTCGAGCTGGTGCGCAAAGCACGTGAGCTCCAACCGGATCTGAAGGTTGTTGTGCTCGCTTTGAGTGATGCCATCCCGGTGGGATACGACAGCGCGCCCTGGCTGGAAGCTGTTGTCGCTGAAGCCGACATCATCGAAGACCGCAAACCCCTGGAAGCGGCTGTGTTGGCGGTGATGGGACATCACTCCTACCGCAGCCCATCGTTGCGGTCCGATGAGCTTCCCTACCTGAGCTGCCCGAGGCTCACACCCCGCGAATATGAGGTGTTGGATCGGCTTGCCCGCGGCATGTCCGATCGCGACATTGCTGAAGATCTTGTGGTGACGGAAGAAACCGCTCGCACCTACACCAAGCGCCTGTTGCGCACGCTGGAGGTGAACAACAGAGTGCAGGCTGTGTTGAAGGGAATGCGTTGCGGCATGGTTCAGATTTGA
- a CDS encoding competence protein CoiA family protein: MDYAFSLVKLETMSVEEFLKMDGDDGWLIGKNLIVCSECRANVFLKRGEIRTPHFAHAKFRENNDGCSKRVRDYNPDRVRKLRAKQSKYRVGYFQQRFEDYLFISLLDTIKKSNLFYVNWDADSKDPSTPIIGLQKVDDSMYPEKIKHLRDIGSAITSFLLKKNKKNKGARDLGEAAQYWLDLNKSTFSKFGPEKYKKDISKNIKYEGTNFSDNGLKTDYVEEISSLKFTFRDGDEIFAAEAMTHLLQKGAEPLVGAAMAAAMELNLSTKLSQVWRDQGLGVFEEKKYGMGLDFFVDYLNDVKQSPAEHFTTVKTAQVVARFLRDTIQ, encoded by the coding sequence ATGGATTACGCGTTTTCCCTAGTAAAGCTCGAAACAATGAGCGTTGAGGAATTCCTCAAGATGGATGGTGATGATGGGTGGTTAATCGGCAAGAACCTAATTGTCTGCTCCGAGTGCAGGGCGAACGTATTTCTAAAAAGAGGAGAAATAAGAACCCCACATTTTGCACACGCGAAATTTCGAGAAAACAACGATGGGTGCTCAAAAAGAGTGAGGGACTACAATCCAGATAGAGTTCGAAAGCTGAGGGCAAAACAGTCAAAATATAGAGTTGGCTATTTTCAACAGAGATTCGAGGATTATTTATTCATTTCACTGCTTGATACGATTAAAAAAAGCAATTTATTCTATGTGAATTGGGATGCTGATTCAAAGGACCCTTCTACTCCGATTATCGGATTGCAGAAAGTCGACGATTCCATGTATCCCGAAAAGATCAAGCATCTCAGGGATATTGGTAGCGCGATCACCTCATTTCTCCTTAAAAAGAATAAGAAAAATAAAGGCGCTAGAGATCTTGGGGAAGCTGCTCAGTATTGGCTTGATTTAAATAAAAGTACTTTCAGTAAATTTGGACCTGAGAAATACAAAAAAGATATCAGTAAAAACATTAAGTATGAAGGGACTAATTTTAGTGACAACGGACTCAAAACAGATTATGTTGAAGAAATATCCTCCCTCAAATTTACTTTTAGAGACGGCGACGAAATATTTGCAGCTGAAGCTATGACCCATCTACTACAAAAAGGAGCCGAACCTCTTGTCGGCGCAGCGATGGCTGCCGCAATGGAATTAAATCTAAGCACTAAGTTGTCACAGGTTTGGAGAGATCAGGGACTTGGTGTGTTCGAAGAAAAAAAATATGGAATGGGTTTGGATTTCTTTGTTGATTACCTGAATGACGTCAAACAATCTCCAGCAGAGCATTTTACGACGGTGAAAACTGCTCAGGTCGTGGCTAGATTTCTCCGAGATACGATTCAATAA
- a CDS encoding glycosyltransferase, with the protein MASCIGLLILQVGLWRVFELAPQLQAAADVPVPQTSLTVVIPAYNEAGNIGACLASVLNGQPPCVDWEVLVVDDDSTDSTAELAVACAARHPQSTAGFSVLPAGPRPASERWVGKNWACTRAMEQVRSDWVLFIDADVQLQADAIRRSLAQAIADQADLLSLAPRLTCDCLAEWMVQPIMASLLGLGFPIEAANDPDSDVAFAAGPFMLFRRSVYERIGGHRALAAEVVEDLALARRIKTGGHRLRYLLGLDAVDLRMYADLAALWEGWTKNWCLGLDRDPGKALAAAGVVVLMFSLPWLLIPVAIGLLLVLPIAQWWWLALLAAASIAVLQQLILRLWTRREFQLPIDYWWLMGAGGLIVGTIGPVSVWRTFTGQGWTWKGRSLR; encoded by the coding sequence ATGGCCTCCTGCATTGGCCTGCTGATCCTGCAGGTCGGCCTCTGGCGGGTGTTCGAACTGGCGCCGCAATTGCAGGCTGCGGCGGACGTGCCTGTGCCCCAGACCTCCCTCACGGTGGTGATTCCGGCTTACAACGAAGCCGGCAACATCGGCGCTTGCCTGGCCAGCGTGCTCAACGGCCAGCCCCCCTGCGTGGATTGGGAGGTGTTGGTGGTGGATGACGACTCAACTGATTCCACGGCGGAGCTGGCGGTGGCCTGTGCTGCCCGCCACCCGCAGTCCACGGCGGGGTTCAGTGTGCTGCCGGCCGGTCCCCGTCCGGCCTCTGAGCGCTGGGTGGGCAAGAACTGGGCGTGCACCCGGGCCATGGAGCAGGTGCGCAGCGACTGGGTGCTGTTCATCGATGCCGATGTGCAGCTGCAAGCCGATGCCATCCGGCGATCACTGGCTCAGGCGATCGCGGATCAGGCGGATCTGTTGAGCCTGGCGCCACGACTCACCTGTGACTGCCTGGCCGAATGGATGGTGCAACCGATCATGGCCAGCCTGCTGGGGCTGGGTTTTCCGATCGAAGCCGCCAATGATCCCGACTCCGACGTCGCCTTCGCTGCTGGACCATTCATGCTCTTCCGCCGCAGTGTTTATGAACGGATCGGTGGGCACCGTGCACTGGCGGCAGAAGTGGTGGAGGATCTGGCCTTGGCGCGCAGGATCAAGACGGGCGGTCATCGCTTGCGCTACCTGCTGGGTCTTGATGCCGTTGATCTGCGCATGTACGCCGATCTGGCCGCGTTGTGGGAAGGCTGGACCAAAAACTGGTGCCTGGGACTGGATCGCGATCCCGGCAAAGCACTGGCTGCTGCCGGCGTGGTGGTGCTGATGTTCAGCCTGCCCTGGTTGCTGATTCCCGTTGCGATTGGATTGTTGTTGGTTCTCCCGATCGCTCAGTGGTGGTGGCTGGCTCTGCTGGCTGCCGCCTCAATCGCTGTTCTTCAGCAGTTAATCCTGCGTCTGTGGACCAGACGGGAATTTCAGCTGCCCATCGATTACTGGTGGCTGATGGGTGCTGGAGGGTTGATTGTCGGCACCATCGGGCCCGTGTCGGTTTGGCGGACCTTCACCGGTCAGGGGTGGACCTGGAAGGGACGCTCACTTCGTTGA
- a CDS encoding DUF559 domain-containing protein: MAEWGQRFKGVDLQSEGHMRLCEALEAAGLLFSFEMHICIPEGATGTRRTLDLLVISPHGLLNVEIDGARHNKTKRRDKDYNRDRLLSRHLRTLRFTHDAVLSDPQAVARIIQIELEQDRRSLFQQLNGL; the protein is encoded by the coding sequence ATGGCTGAGTGGGGGCAGAGGTTCAAGGGGGTTGATCTTCAGTCAGAGGGTCATATGCGGCTGTGTGAAGCCCTCGAAGCTGCCGGACTTCTGTTCAGTTTTGAAATGCATATCTGCATCCCCGAGGGTGCAACTGGCACCCGTCGCACCCTGGATCTGCTGGTGATCTCCCCCCATGGGCTGCTGAATGTGGAAATTGACGGGGCTCGCCACAACAAAACCAAACGTCGCGACAAGGATTACAACCGTGATCGTCTGCTCAGTCGCCATCTGCGCACGCTGCGTTTCACCCATGACGCGGTTCTCAGTGATCCTCAGGCGGTGGCGCGCATTATTCAGATTGAGTTGGAGCAGGACCGTCGTTCCCTGTTCCAACAACTCAATGGGCTGTAG
- a CDS encoding CP12 domain-containing protein has translation MDTIETHIAKDREQLARAEASGDQAKVRHYATELEGLETYRSHHPGDHKDPTSLEVHCDLNPDAPECRVYDD, from the coding sequence ATGGACACGATCGAAACCCACATCGCCAAGGACCGTGAGCAGTTGGCGCGAGCGGAAGCCAGTGGCGATCAGGCCAAGGTGCGTCACTACGCCACGGAACTCGAAGGCCTTGAGACCTACCGCAGCCATCACCCCGGTGATCACAAAGATCCCACCTCGCTTGAGGTGCATTGCGATCTCAACCCAGACGCCCCTGAATGCCGCGTCTATGACGACTGA
- a CDS encoding GIY-YIG nuclease family protein produces the protein MANYIDWTGEGPKKGPYYLYYLETYASIVKLFKFINFAATAQSYYGDSANSPEEARRKAIDSKRGFVYIAWAPYLKSIWEETLERKGFNDCVKIGYSDDPDRRIDEIAGNIGPPDSIEIIDVWPMLDMKGAEDLVHHKLKRYRLSPKRELFGLDPDSAKQKVGEILEKAYGPGVSERGKTTDFS, from the coding sequence ATGGCTAATTACATTGATTGGACTGGTGAGGGTCCAAAAAAGGGTCCCTACTATCTATACTATCTCGAAACATATGCCTCCATAGTAAAGTTATTTAAGTTCATAAATTTTGCGGCAACTGCACAGTCCTACTATGGGGATTCGGCAAATTCACCAGAGGAGGCTAGGAGAAAAGCAATAGACTCTAAAAGGGGATTTGTGTACATAGCCTGGGCTCCATACCTAAAAAGTATCTGGGAAGAGACTCTCGAGAGAAAAGGCTTTAATGACTGCGTCAAAATTGGTTATTCTGACGACCCTGACAGAAGAATTGATGAAATAGCTGGCAATATTGGTCCACCGGACTCTATTGAAATTATCGATGTCTGGCCAATGTTAGATATGAAGGGAGCAGAAGACCTTGTACACCATAAACTCAAAAGGTATCGCCTTTCGCCTAAACGTGAACTATTTGGACTTGATCCTGATTCGGCCAAGCAGAAAGTAGGCGAAATTCTTGAAAAAGCCTATGGCCCGGGAGTTAGTGAAAGAGGAAAAACTACCGATTTCTCCTAA